Below is a window of Cryobacterium sp. PAMC25264 DNA.
CTGATGCGCGTCATCGAGGAGTCCGGTCAGCTGGAGGAGGACGACAACATCTTCAACACCTGGGACGAGCTGCACCCCCCGAGGACACCGACGCGGCGCCCGACCCCAACCCGGCAGAGGGCTCCCGCGCGAGGAGCGCGGCGGAGATCATCCGAAGCATGCCCTACGACTTCTCCCCGGCGCGCCTGCGAAGCATGGAGCTGGCGGTGCAACTCGGCGCGGTGGCGGCGGCGCCCTAAGCGGGAATGCAACCCTGATGTCGCTTCTCATTCTCGTCTGCACGAGTCCTCACACTCGCATGCACGGTGCACCGCACGAAGTGAATCATCCGTTGAGCGGAATTCCCCCTGCCTCGTATCCCATATGTATTTAGCCACTCAGGTTAGGATGGCCCTGACCCCAGCGAGTGGACACCTCACAAGAGAGAATGTTCACTATGGCAAGATCACGTCGGGACTTCACCCCTGAGTACAAAGACGAGGCCGTGAAGCTGGTCATCACCACCGGCAGGGCGGTCGCGACCGTCGCCCGCGAGCTCGGAATCAACGAGGCGACGCTGGGCCGGTGGGTGAGTGCATTCAAGGCGCGGAACGAGACCGGGCAGACCGAGGTCACGGAGTCTGAACGGGCCGAGCTGCTGCGGCTTCGGAAAGAAAACACGGACCTGAAGATGGATAGGGCGTTCTTGAAAAAAGCGTCCATCTTCTTCGCCCAGGAAGCATCGGATACGAACGGCAAGCGTTCGAACTGATGCTGGCGGAGAAGACCAACTTCACCATCACCCGCATGGTCCGCCTCCTCGACGTCTCCCGGTCCGGCTACTACGCCTGGGTCGGCCGGCCGCCATCGCCGGCGTCGATCCGTCGGGTGCATATCGAGCAGAAAGTCGCCTTCTTCCACGGCGATTCCGACGAGGTCTACGGCGCCCCGAGGATCCTGACCGATCTCCGCGCGGACGGAGAGATCATCTCCCGCAAAACCGTCGCCGCGACCATGCGGCGCCTCGGATTGGCGGGTATCTGCCCGAAGAAATGGAAGACGACCACCATCATCGACCACGCTGACGCGTACCCGGTCGACGCGGTCAAACGCGAGTGGGACACCGGGGCTTTGAACCAGGTCTGGGTCGGCGATATCACCTACCTGAGGACCTGGGAGGGGTGGGTGTACTTGGCGACCGTCATCGACGCCCACAGCCGCCGCGTCATCGGCTGGGCCATCGCCGACCACATGCGCACCGACCTCATCCAGGACGCCCTCCGGATGGCCCTGGTGCTGCGCGGGGACCGTCCGGCGACGGTGATCTTCCACTCGGACCGCGGCACCCAGTACGCGTCGGAACAGATCACCCTCTTCGCGGCCAAGAACGGCATCACCCGGTCGATGGGATACACCGGAATCTGCTGGGACAACGCCATGGCCGAGAGCTTCTTCGCGACGTTGAAGACCGAGTTCTACTACCGCCGGGTTTGGCCCACCCGGGCGCGCGCGATCCAAAGCGTCGCGGAGTGGATCGAGGACCGCTACAACCGCCGCCGCCGGCACTCCTCGATCGGGCACGTCACCCCAGTGGACTTCGAGATGCAATACTCGTCACAGGCCGCAGAGATCCAACTCGCCGCTTAACCCGTGTCCACTCTCCGGGGTCAAGGCCAGGAGGCATGCCCGACAGAGGCGATGATCGAGCGAGTATCAGCTGCCGTCGATGGTGAACTGCACTCTTTGTATCTCGCTGAGGCATGACAGTCGGGCCTTTGAGAAATACGATTCAGCCGCCTGCAGATCCACAGTAGAGCTCCAGAATTCGCTGGCGGGGGCGAAGTTGTATCCCATCACGCCAGGGTCGACCGCTACCTCGTCGACGCACTGCAATGTCGCTTCCGAGGGAGGCTCTGAAACGAAGGCACTGAGAGATCGATCTTTCGTCTCGAATCCGCTTGAGTATGAGGCGAGGTCACTGTCGATGACGGTAACGAAAGAGGATTCCGCGGGCAGGAACGCCTGATAGGCCTCCATGCTCGCTGCGAAGGCGGTGGAAGTGAGCCCTTCCGCTGCCAGCGACGAAACGAGTTGGAGGTTGGTCCCGTCATCGGAGTTGCGAGGGTCGCCCAGCCAAGACGCCCGAAGCCACGCATGATCTACTGCGCTGCTGACAACTGCACGGTCCACGATCTGTATCCGAGCCCAATTTGAGGCGTCGTCTGCGGAAAGACTAACCGCGTTACCCGCTGCAAACAGGGTGACGTACACGGTGACGTCGGCCTTGGGATCGACTCGGGTTCGTACCCATTCGGTGATGAGTCTGGCCGTGGAATCTACCTCCGCAGATTCTCTCTCATCACTCAAGATGACGTCGAAGACAACAAACGTTCCTGGCTCGAGGAACCCCGACAGCCAGTTTCTCGTGTGAACGCTCTTGACTCCCGCCACCGAACTGACGTAGTCGATAAACGCAGCCTCCACGGTTGAGGAACCAACCAGCTGCGGTACTTGGGCCGAGCAACCAGCTGTGAGAATGATGGCCGGCACAAGCGCGAGTATTCCAAACCATCTGAGCGCAGTTGCTCGTTGAAGAGTCCTGAACATCTACCCGCCTTCCCCCCATCGCAAGCCTAACCGCGCGCCCAGCGGCCGACGATTGCGATTGGGTGGCAAACAAGTCCTCCCGAGACAGGGAGGTCCCGCAAATGAGAACACGCGAGCAGTAACGACCCACCCGTCGGTGCCCCACGACCGGCCGACGGACTCGTACTTGATGGGTTATGAAGCAGCTGCGTTACGAGACATATTTCTCCTCGGTTCCGGGCGGTCCATTCAGGATTCATTGCTAATCCGCAGCGGACGTGATGCACTAAGAAGACACTGTTGATCGGGGGACACAGATGTCCGACGCCATTCTTATCGCCGCCATCGGCCTAACATTCGCGTTGGTGATTCTGATCCGAGGGCTTCGCCGCCGGCGCCTGCGCGAAGCAGCCGCCCCGGTCGGAGCCGCCGCAAGTGTACTCCGAGACGTGTATTCAGGTAGAGGAACCCACGCACAAGCCGCCGCGGAATTCGACCCGGCACCGTCGACATCGATGACTTTCGACGGGGAAGACCCTCTTCAAGGTCATGGATTGAAGCCCTCCAATGCGGCACCGCGCGACTGAGCTGCAGTCGGTAGCCGTCCATAGGTGGCTGGCCACTACATCTCGTCAGGGTCCCGGCCCACCGGCCGATTAAGCCCAACGCCCCGTGGAACCTGTACCTCGAGATAAACCACGAAGGTACGGCCCGACCCATTATTTTCTGCCCATCCCACGACCGTTTGGATGGAATCAACGTCGGTGAGCTACCACTCGTCCGATGCACCGTTCTCATCGTGGAAGTACACACGGTAGCTGGGCTGGTCCTGTTCCCAGTTCGAATCCCGTGGATCGACACCCCCTGCAACGACGCTCATGCCGTCCGGCTACTTCGGACCGCCACTAGCGCCTGTCTTGTCCTCGGCGCTTTGCAGCGGCGATCTGGGATCGATGTTCGGCGGACTAACTCTTGCCTGGCCCTGACTCGAAGCGAGTATTTAGCGTCACGAATCCCATGGCGTTCGACACGCTGGGGTTACGAGAAACGTTCGACTGACAGGGCGCTTCGCTATGCGACAAGATATGGGAATGGATCGCGCGTCAAACCACCTAGTCGCAGCGCTCGAAGAGCCATCGGGAACGCGCACTCGACTCCTACTTCGTCGGGAGTGGGCATTGGTTCGCGCAGTATGGGGTGACGTCGAGGTCGATGCCGACCTTGTCATCCGCCGGCGCGCGGGCGGGGTCGAGGTTCTGCGCACTGCCGCTGACGTCGGCGACCCCCACGTCCTCCTGGACACCGTGTGCCGCGACCTCGAAACCAAGACCGTCGAGGAGTTCATACGTGAATGGCGCGTTCTCGACTGAGGCTCAGCACCCTGGGCGTCGGGCCACCCCTCACGAGGTAGCTCTCCGGATCGGCCGCATCTGTGCAGCTTCGTCGAAACCACGACGGTTGCCCAGGTCGGCCGCGCTGGCGATGCGGTCGACCGATTCGTCGGCGTCCGCGTCTTTTCTGCCCACCGCGCGATTTGCGTGCCACCGAGATGCTTGTGCCTCGCGTCGAGAACAGCGGAGTCAGCCCAGATGCGCATCCGATCGAGTAGTCCATACAGGGTGATGCGGCCGGGCTGCCTGCGGAGTACCTTCCCGGCATGAGAGGCACCCAACTTGACGAACTTGGCCCGGTCGTGGCGAAGGCTGCAGTGGTAGTTGCCGCAGTGGCACCCGGGCCCGGCATTCGCCGACGTCGTCTTTAGCGAGCGGTCAGTGTCTGCTCCGGCATCTCATCTAATTCGGGTGATTAAGTACTCTCCGTGCCGTCTCACACCGTGTCGCCTGCTTCGAATGAAAGTGGTTCAGTGATGAATTCGCAAGAAACTCTTCCGTTTCCTCCTACCCCGTCGGCAAGTACTGCGGGGCGAACGATGCAGGAGTCGGTGTATGGCCAACGTGTGACGCCGCCGCGCTTACCCGCAGATGCGCCGAACATCCTGATCGTTCTGATCGACGATGCTGGCCCTGGGCTACCGGACACCTTCGGTGGTGACGTGCGGACGGACACGTTGTCACGGGTCCTCAACGAGGGCATCGGGTTCAACCGATTCCACACCACGGCGATGTGTTCCCCCACGCGAGCATCGTTGCTATCGGGCCGCAACCATCACCGGATCGGCAATGGTCAGATCGCTGAGCTGGCGAACGACTGGGACGGCTACGCGGGTGAGATCCCAAAGTCCAGCGCCCTCGTTGCGGAAGTTCTGAAAGATTACGGCTACGCGACCTCTGCTTTCGGTAAGTGGCACAACACGCCAGCGCTGGAGACAGGAGTGACGGGCCCGTTCCACAACTGGCCGACTTCCGACGGCTTTGAGTATTTCTACGGCTTCCTGGCAGGTGAGGCTTCACAGTACGAGCCGAACCTGGTCCGAAACACGACGAGCGTGTTGCCGCCGAAGACCCCCGAGGAGGGATATCACCTCAGCGAGGATCTCGCCGACGACGCGATCGGATGGTTGCGCAACCACAAGGCGTCCCAGCCGGATAAGCCGTTCCTGATGTACTGGGCAACGGGCTGCCTGCACGGCCCGCACCACATCATGAAAGAGTGGGCCGACAAGTACGCCGGCCGTTTTGACGGCGGCTGGGACGAGTACCGTGACCGGGTGTTCGCTCGGGCAAAAGAGACGGGCTGGATACCCGGCGACACAGTTCTAACGGAGCGAGACTCACGGATGCCGGCGTGGGAGGACGTCCCTGAAGACGAGCGTGCATTCCAGGCGCGCTTGATGGAGGTTGCAGCCGGTTTCGCTGAGCACGCCGATGTGCAGGCTGGTCGGGTCGTCGACGAGGTGGAGAGCCTCGGGTATGGCGAGAACACGATGATCCTTTACATCTGGGGCGACAACGTTTCCTCGGGCGAAGGCCAGAACGGCACGATCAGTGAGTTGCTGGCGCAAAACGGTATTCCCTCGACCATCCCGATGCATATCAAAGCCATGAACGATATGGGCGGTCTGGATGTCCTTGGTACCCCGAAGGTCGACAACCAGTATCACGCCGGATGGGCGTGGGCCGGGAGCACCCCCTACAAGGGCATGAAGCTGCTCGCCTCGCACTTGGGCGGTACCCGCAATCCCATGGCCATCCGTTGGCCGGCGAAGATCGTGCCGGATTCGGAACCCCGGACCCAGTTCGTGCACTGCACCGATATCGTTCCCACGATTTATGACCTCGTCGGTATCACTCCTCCTCGAGCCGTCGACGGCATTCCCCAGGACCCGATAGACGGGTCGAGCTTCAAGGCGGCGCTCAATGACGGCGATGCGAAAGAGACCCATCTCACCCAGTACTTCGAGATCATGGGCAGCCGGTCGATCTACCACGACGGCTGGATGGCGTCAGCGTTCGGACCGAGGGCGCCCTGGCTGCCCGGTCTCCCGCCCGGCATCCACGACTGGACACCCGACCAGGACGTATGGGAGCTCTACAACCTCACCGAAGACTGGTCGCAGGCCAACGACCTCGCTGAGCAGAACCCCGAGAAGCTGGTCCAGATGAGGGAACTTTTCGCCATGGAAGCGGCGAAGAACAGTGTCTACCCCGTCGGTGGCGGCCTGTGGATTGCGACTCTGCACCCCGAGCTTCGAATTTCGACTCCGTACCGTAACTGGGACTTCACCGGTGATATGACACGGATGCCCGAATTCATGGCACCCGCTCTCGGAAACCGGGCCAATAAGGTGACGATCAACGCGACCGTGCCCGACCATGGCAACGGAGTGCTCTACGCGCTCGGTGGCGCCGGAGGCGGCCTGACGTGTTACATGGACGACGGGTTCCTCTGCTACGAGTACAACATGTTCATCATCCAGCGGACGAAGATCCGTTCCGACCGCCGGGTGCCTGCCGGTGAGTCTCAGATCGTGATCGACACCAGTTACATTCAAGCGCGCCCCGGCGGCCCGTTGAATGTTGCGATGACCGTCAACGGTGAGAACTACGGCGCGGGTACTGTACCGATCAGTGTGCCGTTGCTGTTCTCGGCGAACGACTGCCTCGACGTCGGAACCTGCCTCGGCGGCCCTGTATCGCTCGACTACTACGACAAGGCACCCTTCTCCTTCACTGGCCAGATCCGCACGATGAATGTGCGCTACACCACATAGGGAGCGACACTGAAATCTTCGCGGTCATCGGTGACCGCGCCCCGTCACGATCTCGCACATCATGATCCGATTTGCCCAACCGCAATGAAGATTCTCACTTGTGAGGTGTCCACTCGATGGGGTCCGGGCCACAGTGCCAGGCGGGACAGATGCCCGGCGTCTCTTGACGCATGGGTTCAAGGCGGATGGGTTACGAGACACATCCGCCCGGAGCACCGGTCAATTCATTCCGAGAAAGTACGCAAGAGATCGTCATCGTGCAGTTCAGCAGGTCGGCCAGCAATGTCGAATTCGCGCCTCTGTGGCGACTATCTGTGGTTGCTCCGTGTCACTTGTTTCCGATGACGAGGATGCTGCCCGCGCGGCCACCATAAACTTGTCGAATGTTCGTTCGTTCTCTGGGGTCGGGTCGCCCGCTTGTGGCTCTACACGGATTTGGGGTTGACCATCGGATCATGCTCCCGTTGGAGCAGGCCGTCCGCGATGCTCCGTGGCGAAGGGTCTATCTGGACCTTCCGTGGGCGGAGGGAGCGACGGTGTCGACAGCAGCCAGTGCGCGGGATGTCGCCAAAGAGGTTCTCGCGGACATCCGCGAGCACCTCGGTGCCGAGCCTTTCGCCATTGTTGGGCAATCGTTTGGTGGAATGATCGCTCGTTACATTGCGCATGAACTTCGCAGTCAAGTACTTGGCGTTGCCACACTCGCCGGGGTTGTCGAAGCGAAGCACGATGCCCGGAAGGTTCCTGATCGAAGTGTCTTGGTCGTAGACCAATCGGTCCTTGATGAGGCAGGGGACTCGCGTGATGAATTCACGGCCGACCACGTCGTGCAAACAGCCGATACCTTTGCCGCTTTCACCGAGTACGTCCTACCAGGTTCCCGAGGGTCGAACCAAGCGGTGAT
It encodes the following:
- a CDS encoding arylsulfatase → MNSQETLPFPPTPSASTAGRTMQESVYGQRVTPPRLPADAPNILIVLIDDAGPGLPDTFGGDVRTDTLSRVLNEGIGFNRFHTTAMCSPTRASLLSGRNHHRIGNGQIAELANDWDGYAGEIPKSSALVAEVLKDYGYATSAFGKWHNTPALETGVTGPFHNWPTSDGFEYFYGFLAGEASQYEPNLVRNTTSVLPPKTPEEGYHLSEDLADDAIGWLRNHKASQPDKPFLMYWATGCLHGPHHIMKEWADKYAGRFDGGWDEYRDRVFARAKETGWIPGDTVLTERDSRMPAWEDVPEDERAFQARLMEVAAGFAEHADVQAGRVVDEVESLGYGENTMILYIWGDNVSSGEGQNGTISELLAQNGIPSTIPMHIKAMNDMGGLDVLGTPKVDNQYHAGWAWAGSTPYKGMKLLASHLGGTRNPMAIRWPAKIVPDSEPRTQFVHCTDIVPTIYDLVGITPPRAVDGIPQDPIDGSSFKAALNDGDAKETHLTQYFEIMGSRSIYHDGWMASAFGPRAPWLPGLPPGIHDWTPDQDVWELYNLTEDWSQANDLAEQNPEKLVQMRELFAMEAAKNSVYPVGGGLWIATLHPELRISTPYRNWDFTGDMTRMPEFMAPALGNRANKVTINATVPDHGNGVLYALGGAGGGLTCYMDDGFLCYEYNMFIIQRTKIRSDRRVPAGESQIVIDTSYIQARPGGPLNVAMTVNGENYGAGTVPISVPLLFSANDCLDVGTCLGGPVSLDYYDKAPFSFTGQIRTMNVRYTT
- a CDS encoding alpha/beta fold hydrolase is translated as MFVRSLGSGRPLVALHGFGVDHRIMLPLEQAVRDAPWRRVYLDLPWAEGATVSTAASARDVAKEVLADIREHLGAEPFAIVGQSFGGMIARYIAHELRSQVLGVATLAGVVEAKHDARKVPDRSVLVVDQSVLDEAGDSRDEFTADHVVQTADTFAAFTEYVLPGSRGSNQAVMDRIAAEYALPVEPEVQHPQPFMAPSLHVFGRQDAVVGYEDGWALRDHYPRGTFAVLDTAGHSVHLERPDLTAALFRDWLDRMDATGR